In Streptomyces sp. NBC_01707, a genomic segment contains:
- the pgl gene encoding 6-phosphogluconolactonase: MSAPQLVVHRDKELMAQAAAARLITKIVDAQAARGHASVVLTGGRNGNGLLAALAEAPARDAIDWSRLELWWGDERFLPEGDPERNVTQAREALLDSVPLNPSLVHAMPASDGPCGNDADAAAAAYADELAAAARPEDHGPVPTFDVLMLGVGPDTHVASLFPELPAVRETERTVVGVHGAPKPPPTRVSLTLPAIRAAREVWLLAAGEDKAEAAEIALSGAGEIQAPAAGAYGRSRTLWLLDAAAASRLPRALYPPASP, encoded by the coding sequence GTGAGTGCCCCTCAACTTGTCGTGCACCGCGACAAGGAACTGATGGCGCAGGCCGCCGCGGCCCGGCTGATCACGAAGATCGTGGACGCCCAGGCCGCGCGTGGTCACGCGTCGGTGGTACTCACCGGTGGACGCAACGGCAACGGCCTGCTGGCCGCTCTCGCCGAGGCGCCCGCCCGGGACGCGATCGACTGGTCGCGGCTCGAACTGTGGTGGGGCGACGAGCGGTTCCTGCCGGAGGGCGATCCGGAGCGCAATGTCACGCAGGCCCGCGAGGCTCTGCTGGACTCGGTGCCGCTGAACCCGTCCCTGGTCCATGCGATGCCCGCGTCGGACGGCCCGTGCGGCAACGACGCCGACGCCGCCGCGGCCGCGTACGCCGACGAACTGGCCGCCGCGGCCCGTCCGGAGGACCACGGCCCGGTACCGACGTTCGATGTGCTGATGCTGGGCGTGGGCCCGGACACGCATGTCGCGTCGCTCTTCCCGGAGCTGCCCGCGGTACGGGAGACCGAGCGCACCGTCGTCGGTGTGCACGGCGCTCCCAAACCGCCGCCCACCCGGGTCTCGCTCACGCTGCCCGCGATCCGGGCGGCGCGCGAGGTGTGGCTGCTCGCGGCGGGCGAGGACAAGGCGGAGGCCGCGGAGATCGCGCTGTCGGGTGCCGGGGAGATCCAGGCACCGGCGGCGGGCGCGTACGGACGCAGCCGCACTCTGTGGCTGCTGGACGCTGCGGCGGCCTCCCGGCTGCCGCGCGCACTGTATCCGCCGGCATCTCCCTGA
- the opcA gene encoding glucose-6-phosphate dehydrogenase assembly protein OpcA, producing the protein MKIDLTETTSSKINQALVSARRAAGSPAVGMVLTLVVVTDEENAYDALKSAGDSSREHPSRIIAVIKRVSRSPRSRRDARLDAEVRVGSDSGSGETIVLRLHGELANHAQSVVLPLLLPDAPVVVWWPEGAPEDPANDPLGALAQRRITDAYSAEHPSAELAVRAKSYTPGDTDLSWTRITPWRSMLAAALDQKPVDVVSATVEGESENPSCELLAMWLADRLGVPVERTQSKGPGLTAVRMQTKGGTIVLDRPDGSLATLCMEGQPDRAVALKRRETAELLAEELRRLDPDNIYASAVKFGVDRLGGAAEPKPAEPEQPAAAPAAAKKTAAKKAAAK; encoded by the coding sequence ATGAAGATCGATCTCACGGAAACCACCTCCAGCAAGATCAACCAGGCGCTGGTGTCGGCCCGGCGTGCCGCCGGCTCCCCGGCCGTCGGCATGGTGCTGACCCTGGTGGTCGTCACCGACGAGGAGAACGCGTACGACGCCCTGAAGTCGGCCGGCGACTCCTCGCGCGAGCACCCTTCGCGCATCATCGCGGTGATCAAGCGGGTCAGCCGCTCGCCGCGCAGCCGGCGCGACGCACGGCTCGACGCCGAGGTGCGGGTCGGTTCCGACTCGGGCTCCGGCGAGACCATCGTGCTGCGACTGCACGGTGAACTTGCCAACCACGCCCAGTCGGTGGTCCTGCCACTGCTGCTGCCGGACGCCCCGGTCGTGGTGTGGTGGCCCGAGGGCGCGCCCGAGGACCCGGCCAACGATCCGCTGGGCGCACTCGCCCAGCGCCGGATCACGGACGCGTATTCCGCGGAGCACCCGAGCGCCGAACTGGCGGTGCGCGCCAAGTCGTACACCCCGGGCGACACCGATCTGTCCTGGACCCGCATCACGCCGTGGCGCTCGATGCTCGCGGCCGCACTCGACCAGAAGCCTGTCGATGTCGTCTCGGCGACGGTCGAGGGCGAGTCCGAGAACCCGAGCTGTGAGCTGCTCGCCATGTGGCTCGCGGACCGGCTGGGCGTGCCGGTGGAGCGCACGCAGTCCAAGGGTCCCGGTCTGACGGCCGTGCGGATGCAGACGAAGGGCGGCACCATCGTCCTGGACCGGCCCGACGGTTCGCTGGCCACGCTCTGCATGGAGGGACAGCCGGACCGCGCGGTGGCGCTCAAGCGACGGGAGACCGCCGAACTGCTCGCCGAGGAACTGCGGCGTCTCGACCCGGACAACATCTACGCGTCCGCGGTGAAGTTCGGCGTGGACCGGCTCGGCGGCGCGGCCGAGCCGAAGCCCGCCGAGCCGGAGCAGCCCGCCGCCGCACCGGCCGCCGCGAAGAAGACTGCGGCGAAGAAGGCGGCAGCGAAGTGA
- the zwf gene encoding glucose-6-phosphate dehydrogenase, which translates to MSGVPGANPLRDAQDRRLPRIAGPSGLVIFGVTGDLSRKKLMPAIYDLANRGLLPPGFSLIGFARREWHDEDFAQEVHDAVKQHARTPFREEVWQQLIQGMRFVQGNFDDDDAFETLKATIQELDKEQGTGGNFAFYLSVPPKFFPKVVQQLKKHGLADQKEGSWRRAVIEKPFGHDLASAQELNQLVHDVFPPNEVFRIDHYLGKETVQNILALRFANTMFEPIWNRSYVDHVQITMAEDIGIGGRAGYYDGIGAARDVIQNHLLQLLALTAMEEPGSFHPKALVTEKLKVLTAVELPEDLGKHTVRGQYAHAWQGGEEVLGYLEEDGIDPKSKTDTYAAIKLTINNRRWAGVPFYLRTGKRLGRRVTEIAVVFKRAPYLPFESGATEELGGNALVIRVQPDEGVTVRFGSKVPGTSMEVRDVTMDFAYGESFTESSPEAYERLILDVLLGDANLFPRHQEVELSWNILDPIEAYWDKHGKPAQYAAGTWGPAEADEMLARDGRSWRRP; encoded by the coding sequence TTGTCTGGTGTTCCCGGAGCCAACCCGCTCCGTGACGCCCAGGACCGCCGGCTCCCGCGTATCGCGGGGCCGTCGGGCCTGGTCATCTTTGGCGTCACGGGCGATTTGTCCCGTAAAAAGCTGATGCCCGCCATCTACGACCTGGCCAACCGCGGTCTGCTGCCGCCGGGCTTCTCGCTCATCGGCTTCGCGCGCCGTGAGTGGCACGACGAGGACTTCGCGCAGGAGGTCCACGACGCCGTCAAGCAGCACGCGCGTACGCCGTTCCGGGAGGAGGTCTGGCAGCAGCTCATCCAGGGGATGCGCTTCGTCCAGGGCAACTTCGACGACGACGACGCCTTCGAGACCCTGAAGGCCACCATCCAGGAGCTCGACAAGGAACAGGGCACGGGCGGCAACTTCGCCTTCTACCTGTCCGTGCCGCCGAAGTTCTTCCCCAAGGTCGTCCAGCAGCTCAAGAAGCACGGGCTGGCGGACCAGAAGGAGGGTTCCTGGCGGCGCGCCGTCATCGAGAAGCCGTTCGGCCACGACCTCGCCAGCGCGCAGGAGCTCAACCAGCTCGTGCACGATGTGTTCCCGCCCAACGAGGTCTTCCGGATCGACCACTACCTGGGCAAGGAGACGGTCCAGAACATCCTGGCGCTGCGGTTCGCCAACACGATGTTCGAGCCGATCTGGAACCGGTCGTACGTCGACCATGTCCAGATCACGATGGCCGAGGACATCGGTATCGGCGGCCGGGCCGGCTACTACGACGGCATCGGGGCAGCCCGTGACGTCATCCAGAACCACCTGCTCCAGCTGCTGGCGCTGACGGCGATGGAGGAGCCCGGCTCCTTCCACCCGAAGGCCCTGGTGACCGAGAAGCTCAAGGTGCTCACGGCGGTGGAACTGCCGGAGGACCTGGGCAAGCACACCGTGCGCGGCCAGTACGCGCACGCGTGGCAGGGCGGCGAGGAAGTGCTCGGCTACCTCGAGGAGGACGGTATCGACCCCAAGTCGAAGACCGACACCTACGCCGCGATCAAGCTGACGATCAACAACCGCCGCTGGGCGGGCGTGCCGTTCTACCTGCGGACCGGAAAGCGGCTCGGCCGCCGGGTCACCGAGATCGCGGTCGTCTTCAAGCGCGCCCCGTACCTGCCCTTCGAGTCCGGTGCGACGGAGGAGCTGGGCGGCAACGCCCTGGTCATCCGGGTGCAGCCGGACGAGGGTGTCACGGTGCGCTTCGGCTCCAAGGTCCCCGGCACCTCGATGGAGGTCCGGGACGTCACGATGGACTTCGCCTACGGCGAGTCCTTCACGGAGTCCAGCCCGGAGGCGTACGAGCGGCTCATCCTCGACGTGCTGCTCGGTGACGCCAACCTCTTCCCCCGCCACCAGGAGGTCGAACTCTCCTGGAACATCCTCGACCCGATCGAGGCGTACTGGGACAAGCACGGCAAGCCCGCGCAGTACGCGGCGGGCACCTGGGGTCCGGCCGAGGCGGACGAGATGCTCGCACGAGACGGACGGAGCTGGCGTCGGCCATGA
- the tal gene encoding transaldolase, protein MTDALKRLSDEGVAIWLDDLSRKRITSGNLAELIDQQHVVGVTTNPSIFQKAISHGDGYEQQLTDLATRKVTVDEAIRMITTADVRDAADILRPVFDATDGQDGRVSIEVDPRLAHRTHATIAEAKQLAWLVDRPNTLIKIPATKAGLPAITEVIGKGISVNVTLIFSLERYREVMDAYLAGLEKAKAAGLDLSKIHSVASFFVSRVDSEVDKRLDAVGTDEAKALKGKAALANARLAYEAYEEVFSSDRWAALDKVQANRQRPLWASTGVKDPAYKDTLYVVDLVAPGTVNTMPEATLDATADHGEVTGNTIAGTYAQARAELDAVAELGISYDDVVQLLEDEGVEKFEASWIDLLNSTEAELKRLAPSEG, encoded by the coding sequence ATGACAGACGCACTCAAGCGCCTCTCCGACGAGGGCGTGGCGATCTGGCTCGATGACCTGTCGCGCAAGCGGATCACGTCCGGCAACCTCGCCGAACTGATCGACCAGCAGCACGTCGTGGGCGTCACCACCAACCCGTCGATCTTCCAGAAGGCCATCTCGCACGGCGACGGTTACGAGCAGCAGCTCACCGACCTCGCGACCCGCAAGGTCACCGTCGACGAGGCCATCCGCATGATCACGACGGCGGACGTCCGTGACGCCGCCGACATCCTGCGGCCGGTCTTCGACGCCACGGACGGTCAGGACGGCCGGGTCTCCATCGAGGTCGACCCGCGGCTGGCCCACCGGACCCACGCCACGATCGCCGAGGCCAAGCAGCTGGCCTGGCTGGTGGACCGGCCGAACACGCTCATCAAGATCCCGGCGACGAAGGCCGGTCTGCCGGCCATCACCGAGGTCATCGGCAAGGGCATCAGCGTCAATGTCACGCTGATCTTCTCGCTGGAGCGCTACCGCGAGGTCATGGACGCCTACCTGGCGGGCCTCGAGAAGGCGAAGGCCGCGGGCCTGGACCTCTCCAAGATCCACTCGGTGGCCTCGTTCTTCGTGTCCCGCGTGGACTCCGAGGTCGACAAGCGGCTCGACGCGGTGGGCACCGACGAGGCCAAGGCACTGAAGGGCAAGGCGGCGCTCGCCAACGCCCGGCTGGCCTACGAGGCGTACGAGGAGGTCTTCTCCTCCGACCGCTGGGCCGCCCTGGACAAGGTGCAGGCCAACAGGCAGCGTCCGCTGTGGGCCTCCACCGGCGTGAAGGACCCTGCCTACAAGGACACGCTGTACGTCGTCGACCTGGTCGCCCCCGGCACGGTGAACACCATGCCCGAGGCCACCTTGGATGCCACGGCCGACCACGGGGAGGTCACCGGCAACACCATCGCCGGCACCTACGCCCAGGCGCGTGCCGAGCTCGACGCCGTCGCAGAGCTCGGGATCTCCTACGACGACGTCGTGCAGCTCCTCGAGGACGAGGGCGTCGAGAAGTTCGAGGCGTCCTGGATCGATCTGCTCAACTCCACCGAGGCGGAGCTCAAGCGCCTCGCCCCTTCGGAGGGCTGA
- the tkt gene encoding transketolase — MSTKPTTTDLQWTELDQRAVDTVRVLAADAVQKVGNGHPGTAMSLAPAAYTLFQKVMRHDPADADWTGRDRFVLSAGHTSLTLYIQLYLAGYGLELDDLKAFRTWGSKTPGHPEYGHTTGVETTTGPLGQGVANAVGMAMAARYERGLFDPEAAPGTSPFDHMIWAVAGDGCLQEGISAEASSLAGHQKLGNLVLLWDDNHISIEGDTETAVSEDTLKRYEAYGWHVQRVAQLPNGDLDPVGLYNALQAAKAETERPSFIAARSIIAWPAPHAQNTEASHGSALGDDEVAATKKVLGFDPEKTFEVSDEVISHTREALDRGREAKAEWEKTFAAWRTANPERAAEFDRISAGELPAGWEDKLPVFEPGKAIATRAASGKVLQALGEIIPELWGGSADLAGSNNTTIDKTSSFLPVGNPLPGADPYGRTIHFGIREHAMAAAMNGIALHGNTRIYGGTFLVFSDYMRNAVRLSALMHLPVTYVWTHDSIGLGEDGPTHQPVEHLASLRAIPGLNIVRPADANETSIVWREILRRYTKVFGKGAPHGLALTRQGVPTYEANEDAAKGGYVLFDSEGADGQSAEPQVLLIGTGSEVHLAVEAREELQAAGIPTRVVSMPSIEWFEEQDQAYKDSVLPPSVKARVAVEAGIGLTWYRYVGDAGRIVSLEHFGASADAKVLFREFGFTGEHVAAAARESLADVTR; from the coding sequence GTGAGCACCAAGCCGACCACCACAGACCTCCAGTGGACCGAATTGGACCAGCGGGCCGTGGACACTGTCCGCGTCCTTGCCGCCGACGCCGTACAGAAGGTCGGAAACGGCCACCCGGGTACGGCTATGAGCCTGGCTCCCGCCGCGTACACCCTCTTCCAGAAGGTGATGCGGCACGACCCCGCCGACGCGGACTGGACGGGCCGCGACCGGTTCGTGCTCTCGGCGGGCCACACCAGCCTGACCCTGTACATCCAGCTCTACCTGGCCGGGTACGGCCTGGAGCTCGATGACCTCAAGGCGTTCCGCACCTGGGGCTCGAAGACCCCCGGGCACCCGGAGTACGGCCACACCACCGGTGTCGAGACGACGACCGGTCCGCTGGGCCAGGGTGTCGCCAACGCCGTGGGCATGGCGATGGCCGCCCGCTACGAGCGCGGTCTGTTCGACCCGGAGGCGGCCCCCGGCACCTCCCCGTTCGACCACATGATCTGGGCCGTCGCAGGTGACGGCTGCCTGCAGGAGGGCATCTCCGCGGAGGCGTCCTCGCTGGCCGGGCACCAGAAGCTCGGCAACCTGGTCCTGCTCTGGGACGACAACCACATCTCCATCGAGGGCGACACGGAGACCGCGGTCTCCGAGGACACCCTGAAGCGGTACGAGGCGTACGGCTGGCACGTCCAGCGCGTCGCCCAGCTGCCCAACGGCGACCTGGACCCGGTCGGTCTGTACAACGCGCTGCAGGCGGCCAAGGCCGAGACCGAGCGTCCGTCGTTCATCGCGGCCCGCTCGATCATCGCCTGGCCGGCCCCGCACGCCCAGAACACCGAGGCCTCGCACGGCTCGGCGCTCGGCGACGACGAGGTCGCCGCGACCAAGAAGGTCCTGGGCTTCGACCCGGAGAAGACCTTCGAGGTCTCCGACGAGGTCATCTCGCACACCCGTGAGGCGCTGGACCGCGGCCGCGAGGCCAAGGCCGAGTGGGAGAAGACGTTCGCCGCGTGGCGCACCGCCAACCCGGAGCGCGCCGCCGAGTTCGACCGGATCTCGGCGGGCGAGCTGCCCGCGGGCTGGGAGGACAAGCTTCCGGTCTTCGAGCCGGGCAAGGCGATCGCCACCCGCGCCGCCTCCGGCAAGGTGCTCCAGGCGCTCGGCGAGATCATCCCCGAGCTGTGGGGCGGCTCCGCCGACCTCGCCGGCTCGAACAACACCACGATCGACAAGACGTCGTCGTTCCTCCCGGTGGGCAACCCGCTGCCGGGCGCGGACCCGTACGGCCGAACGATCCACTTCGGTATCCGCGAGCACGCCATGGCCGCGGCCATGAACGGCATCGCACTGCACGGCAACACCCGCATCTACGGCGGCACCTTCCTGGTGTTCTCCGACTACATGCGCAACGCCGTGCGTCTGTCCGCGCTGATGCACCTGCCGGTGACGTACGTGTGGACGCACGACTCGATCGGTCTCGGCGAGGACGGCCCGACCCACCAGCCGGTGGAGCACCTGGCCTCGCTGCGCGCCATCCCGGGCCTGAACATCGTCCGCCCGGCCGACGCCAACGAGACCTCCATCGTCTGGCGCGAGATCCTGCGCCGCTACACCAAGGTGTTCGGCAAGGGCGCCCCGCACGGTCTGGCGCTCACCCGTCAGGGTGTGCCGACGTACGAGGCGAACGAGGACGCGGCCAAGGGCGGCTACGTGCTCTTCGACTCCGAAGGGGCCGACGGGCAAAGCGCGGAGCCGCAGGTCCTCCTGATCGGCACCGGTTCCGAGGTGCACCTCGCCGTCGAGGCGCGCGAGGAGCTGCAGGCGGCCGGCATCCCGACCCGGGTCGTGTCGATGCCGTCCATCGAGTGGTTCGAGGAGCAGGACCAGGCGTACAAGGACAGCGTTCTGCCGCCGTCCGTGAAGGCCCGCGTCGCCGTCGAGGCGGGCATCGGCCTGACCTGGTACCGGTACGTCGGCGACGCCGGCCGGATCGTGTCGCTGGAGCACTTCGGTGCCTCGGCCGATGCCAAGGTCCTGTTCCGCGAGTTCGGCTTCACCGGCGAGCACGTGGCCGCCGCAGCACGGGAATCCCTCGCCGACGTCACGCGCTGA
- a CDS encoding heme o synthase, whose product MCVTAVESRPAGVALTPSPGGHRPFGARVKAFVALTKPRIIELLLITTVPVMFLAAQGVPDLWLVLTTTIGGYLSAGGANALNMYIDRDIDALMDRTSQRPLVTGMVSPRECLAFGIALAVISTVWFGLLVNWLSAALALGALLFYVVVYTMLLKRRTAQNIVWGGIAGCMPVLIGWSAVTNSLSWAAVILFAVIFFWTPPHYWPLSMKVKDDYARVGVPMLPVIASNRVVARQIVIYSWVMVAVSLLLTPLGYTGWFYTSVALLTGGFWLWEAHGLQNRAKAGVSGAKLKEMRLFHWSITYVSLLFVAVAVDPFLR is encoded by the coding sequence GTGTGCGTGACGGCCGTCGAGTCCCGACCCGCAGGGGTCGCCTTGACTCCGAGCCCAGGGGGCCATCGCCCGTTCGGGGCCCGTGTCAAGGCATTCGTGGCGCTGACCAAGCCGCGGATCATCGAGCTGTTGCTTATCACCACCGTTCCGGTGATGTTTTTGGCCGCTCAAGGTGTGCCCGACCTGTGGCTCGTGCTCACCACCACCATCGGCGGATATCTCTCCGCGGGTGGTGCCAATGCGCTCAACATGTACATCGACCGCGACATCGACGCGTTGATGGACCGTACGTCGCAGCGCCCACTGGTGACCGGCATGGTGAGTCCGCGCGAGTGCCTGGCCTTCGGCATCGCCCTCGCGGTGATCTCGACGGTCTGGTTCGGACTGCTGGTCAACTGGCTTTCGGCGGCGCTGGCGCTCGGTGCCCTGCTCTTCTACGTCGTCGTCTACACGATGCTGCTGAAGCGCCGCACCGCGCAGAACATCGTCTGGGGCGGCATCGCGGGCTGCATGCCGGTCCTCATCGGCTGGTCCGCCGTCACGAACTCGCTGTCGTGGGCCGCCGTCATCCTCTTCGCCGTCATCTTCTTCTGGACGCCGCCGCACTACTGGCCGTTGTCGATGAAGGTGAAGGACGACTACGCCCGGGTCGGCGTGCCGATGCTTCCGGTCATTGCCTCCAACCGGGTGGTCGCCCGCCAGATCGTCATCTACAGCTGGGTGATGGTGGCCGTCTCGCTGCTGCTGACCCCGCTCGGCTACACCGGCTGGTTCTACACCTCTGTGGCGCTGCTGACAGGCGGGTTCTGGCTCTGGGAGGCACACGGCCTGCAGAACCGGGCCAAGGCCGGCGTGTCCGGTGCCAAGCTCAAGGAGATGCGACTGTTCCACTGGTCGATCACCTATGTTTCGCTGCTGTTCGTCGCCGTCGCGGTGGACCCCTTCCTGCGCTGA
- a CDS encoding amidohydrolase — MTDTLPVADLVDQHCHGVLRTELGLGTFEARLATAGGQAAPGTTFFDTQTGFAVRRWCPPLLGLEPHCPPAGYLARRRELGVLETGRRLLRATGVTTYLVDTGLRGDLTGPAEIAVASGADARELVRLESLAEQIADTSGTVESFLANLAEAVHASAASAAAFTSVAAARHGLEPDAGPPGPGAVRGAAGRWLAGREAERRAARTGGGGPSAPYAPLDDPVLLRHLLWTAVACGRPLQFHLHASDPQRLAGFAAATAGLGSDLVLLRSYPYHRHAAQLASVHPHVYADVGAAPARTGARAAAVLAETLELAPFGKLLFSSGAQGLPELHVVGARQFREALGRVLGDWVADGAWSRTDATRVAAMIASGNARRVYGPA, encoded by the coding sequence ATGACCGACACACTGCCCGTGGCGGATCTGGTCGACCAGCACTGCCACGGGGTGCTCCGGACCGAGCTGGGCCTCGGCACCTTCGAGGCCCGGCTGGCGACGGCCGGCGGGCAGGCCGCCCCCGGCACCACCTTCTTCGACACACAGACCGGTTTCGCCGTGCGGCGCTGGTGCCCTCCGCTGCTGGGCCTCGAACCCCACTGCCCGCCGGCCGGCTACCTGGCCCGCCGCCGGGAACTGGGCGTGCTCGAGACCGGCCGACGGCTCCTGCGGGCCACCGGCGTCACCACCTACCTCGTCGACACCGGCCTCCGCGGCGACCTGACGGGCCCCGCCGAGATCGCCGTCGCGTCCGGGGCCGACGCCCGCGAGCTCGTCCGGCTGGAGTCGCTGGCCGAGCAGATCGCCGACACCTCGGGCACCGTCGAGAGTTTCCTCGCCAATCTGGCCGAGGCCGTGCACGCTTCCGCCGCTTCCGCCGCCGCCTTCACCTCCGTCGCGGCCGCACGCCACGGCCTGGAACCCGACGCCGGGCCGCCCGGGCCGGGCGCGGTGCGCGGAGCGGCCGGACGGTGGCTCGCCGGGCGGGAGGCGGAACGCAGAGCGGCACGCACCGGCGGTGGCGGCCCGAGTGCGCCGTACGCGCCCCTCGACGACCCGGTGCTGCTGCGGCACCTGCTGTGGACCGCCGTGGCCTGCGGGCGGCCGCTGCAGTTCCATCTGCACGCCAGCGACCCGCAGCGGTTGGCGGGCTTCGCCGCCGCCACGGCCGGGCTCGGCAGCGACCTGGTGCTGCTGCGCAGCTATCCGTACCACCGGCACGCCGCGCAGCTCGCGAGCGTCCACCCGCATGTGTACGCCGACGTGGGCGCCGCCCCCGCCCGGACGGGGGCGCGCGCCGCGGCCGTCCTCGCGGAGACCCTGGAGCTGGCCCCTTTCGGCAAGCTGCTCTTCTCCAGCGGCGCCCAGGGGCTGCCGGAACTCCATGTGGTGGGCGCGCGGCAGTTCCGCGAGGCGCTCGGCCGGGTGCTGGGCGACTGGGTGGCGGACGGCGCGTGGTCGCGTACCGATGCCACGCGGGTCGCCGCGATGATCGCCTCCGGCAATGCGCGCAGGGTGTACGGGCCGGCGTGA
- a CDS encoding heme A synthase, with the protein MVRVPKLTRAEVAQATRNPLLCIAERWTPSPRTVRRAAMSAVVMAVLIVVTGGAVRLTGSGLGCPTWPKCTDESLTATSAMGFHGAIEFGNRMLTYVLCAAVGWTIIAARSAKPWRRSLTRLGWAQFWVVMGNAVLGGIVVLVGLNPYTVAAHFLLSTALLTVAVLTWQRVREGDAEPRPLVGKAVSQLTWLLTVAAGLLIAVGTVVTGAGRHAGDSSDVHRIPLDWKMIAQLHADLAWVVVALTVALWFVLKAVDAPAGPQRRTRDLFLVLMAQGVIGYVQYFTDTPEILVGLHMLGSCLVWIAVLRVLLSLRERPSAVASVPGPAAEQPEPAAAG; encoded by the coding sequence ATGGTGCGCGTGCCCAAGCTGACCCGAGCCGAAGTCGCTCAAGCCACGCGGAACCCGCTTCTCTGCATCGCCGAACGCTGGACTCCGTCCCCCCGGACGGTCCGCCGGGCGGCGATGTCGGCCGTCGTGATGGCCGTGCTCATCGTGGTGACCGGCGGCGCCGTCCGGCTCACCGGCTCCGGCCTCGGCTGCCCGACGTGGCCCAAGTGCACCGACGAGTCCCTGACCGCGACCAGCGCGATGGGCTTCCACGGCGCCATCGAGTTCGGCAACCGGATGCTCACGTACGTGCTGTGCGCGGCGGTCGGCTGGACGATCATCGCGGCCCGCTCGGCGAAGCCGTGGCGGCGCAGCCTCACCCGGCTGGGCTGGGCACAGTTCTGGGTGGTCATGGGCAATGCGGTGCTCGGCGGCATCGTGGTGCTCGTCGGCCTCAACCCGTACACCGTCGCGGCCCACTTCCTGCTCTCCACCGCGCTGCTCACGGTCGCCGTGCTGACCTGGCAGCGGGTCCGTGAGGGCGACGCCGAGCCCCGTCCGCTGGTGGGCAAGGCGGTCTCACAGCTGACCTGGCTGCTGACGGTCGCGGCCGGTCTGCTGATCGCGGTCGGCACGGTCGTCACGGGTGCCGGACGGCACGCGGGCGACTCCAGCGACGTCCACCGCATCCCGCTCGACTGGAAGATGATCGCGCAGCTGCACGCCGATCTCGCCTGGGTCGTGGTGGCGCTGACGGTGGCGCTCTGGTTCGTGCTGAAGGCCGTCGACGCGCCGGCCGGGCCGCAGCGCCGTACCCGTGATCTCTTCCTGGTGCTGATGGCGCAGGGCGTGATCGGTTACGTCCAGTACTTCACCGACACCCCGGAGATCCTGGTGGGGCTGCACATGCTCGGCTCGTGCCTGGTGTGGATCGCGGTCCTGCGGGTCCTGCTGTCGCTGCGTGAGCGCCCCTCGGCCGTCGCCTCCGTCCCCGGCCCCGCCGCCGAACAGCCGGAGCCCGCGGCCGCCGGCTGA
- a CDS encoding ABC transporter permease — MSAGTYTPRPGAAPLPRMIGAQAALETRMLLRNGEQLLLTVIIPTLLLVLFSAVDIVDTGAGRSVDFLAPGILALAVMSTAFTGQAIGTGFERRYGVLKRLGASPLPRWGLMTAKTLSVLVTEVLQVVLLTAIAFALGWSPHGSPFAVLLLLVLGTAAFSGLGLLMAGTLKAEATLAAANLVFLLLLVAGGVIVPLDKFPDAVQSVLGLLPIAALSDGLRDVLQHGASMPWRDLGILAVWAVLGLGAAAKFFRWE; from the coding sequence ATGAGCGCCGGTACGTACACCCCGCGGCCCGGTGCCGCCCCGCTTCCCCGCATGATCGGTGCGCAGGCCGCGCTGGAGACGCGGATGCTGCTGCGCAACGGCGAGCAGCTGCTCCTGACGGTGATCATTCCGACGCTGCTGCTGGTGCTGTTCAGCGCCGTCGACATCGTGGACACGGGCGCGGGCAGGTCCGTCGACTTCCTGGCGCCCGGCATTCTCGCGCTCGCCGTCATGTCCACCGCCTTCACCGGACAGGCGATCGGCACCGGCTTCGAGCGGCGCTACGGCGTGCTCAAGCGGCTCGGTGCCTCACCGCTGCCCCGCTGGGGTCTGATGACCGCCAAGACCCTCTCCGTGCTGGTCACCGAGGTACTGCAGGTCGTACTGCTGACGGCGATCGCGTTCGCGCTCGGCTGGTCGCCGCACGGCAGCCCGTTCGCCGTCCTGCTGCTCCTCGTGCTCGGCACCGCGGCCTTCTCCGGGCTCGGGCTGCTGATGGCCGGGACGCTGAAGGCGGAGGCGACGCTCGCCGCCGCCAATCTGGTCTTCCTGCTGCTGCTGGTCGCCGGCGGGGTCATCGTGCCGCTGGACAAGTTCCCGGACGCGGTGCAGTCGGTGCTCGGGCTGCTGCCGATCGCGGCCCTGTCGGACGGACTGCGGGACGTGCTCCAGCACGGTGCCTCGATGCCGTGGCGGGATCTCGGGATCCTCGCGGTCTGGGCGGTGCTCGGGCTGGGCGCCGCAGCCAAGTTCTTCCGCTGGGAATGA